The following coding sequences are from one Amphiprion ocellaris isolate individual 3 ecotype Okinawa chromosome 19, ASM2253959v1, whole genome shotgun sequence window:
- the LOC111563051 gene encoding uncharacterized protein LOC111563051 — translation MASTSLLFLLLMSSSLFISTFSQPPPRNQLARGSPQKINKAKEGAKAVGKFILQSISELRFTLTPFLALIPVWGPLISAMVNMGLVGVSVINNNVNNKPILEAIISELDSIRSTMKEHHLEHKWDTWAAGAYHKPEMDINLAWDRYLTLARSLLQARSDSENKRHISEFVNYYEKYLDATNTLRRLLTAKGATFVYNLGDLLAQHVKCHDREIREYTVFINQLICKGNTMNQFFYKMKGTGSPAKDEEAARIAYEAADVMFQVQMACMENSEDYVKKDIEALIDKTKKRDVLANEVQAFLEKTYDRYDWMVVAYITKNSGHKILETLNKHTMTDFYTFAQRQGISVAVARQVKGTHTMFNNIVEAIRRCFPKQPVCYKVAEELRVCRQGVGQGIPVSDAITAVHAYTSEPHDSFKANKASYYVDISRSRGQTPFIYEGDCQKSKGIRGGKFAVLIKSNEEIFNKHPCAKLNCGGNQRGRCIEVQGINVGICRCKMPFYGRNCESSLVDYKSFLEQQSGLQVVDHRTRNRPRF, via the coding sequence ATGGCGTCCACTAGTTTGCTGTTCCTGCTGTTGATGTCGTCCTCCCTCTTCATCTCCACCTTCTCTCAGCCACCCCCTCGGAACCAGCTGGCCAGAGGTTCTCCACAGAAAATCAACAAAGCCAAAGAAGGTGCTAAAGCTGTGGGCAAGTTTATCCTTCAGAGCATCAGTGAACTCAGGTTCACGCTGACCCCTTTTCTGGCGTTGATTCCTGTTTGGGGACCGCTGATCAGTGCCATGGTCAACATGGGTCTGGTGGGAGTGTCAGTGATCAACAACAACGTCAATAACAAACCGATACTCGAAGCAATCATATCTGAATTAGACAGTATCAGATCCACGATGAAGGAGCATCACCTGGAGCATAAATGGGACACCTGGGCGGCCGGAGCTTACCACAAACCTGAGATGGACATTAACCTGGCCTGGGACCGTTACTTAACGCTAGCAAGATCTCTGCTGCAGGCAAGAAGTGACAGTGAAAACAAGAGACATATCAGTGAGTTTGTTAACTACTACGAAAAGTACCTGGATGCCACCAACACTTTGCGCAGGCTGCTGACAGCTAAAGGTGCGACCTTCGTTTACAACCTGGGAGACTTGTTGGCTCAACACGTTAAATGTCATGACAGGGAAATCCGAGAATACACCGTATTCATTAATCAACTTATCTGCAAGGGCAACACCATGAATCAGTTCTTCTACAAAATGAAGGGCACAGGCTCTCCAGCTAAGGATGAAGAAGCAGCTAGGATCGCATACGAAGCCGCCGACGTCATGTTCCAGGTCCAGATGGCCTGCATGGAGAACAGCGAGGACTACGTTAAAAAGGACATAGAGGCGCTCATTGACAAAACCAAAAAGCGTGATGTCCTGGCAAACGAAGTGCAAGCTTTTCTGGAGAAAACTTACGACAGGTATGACTGGATGGTGGTCGCCTACATAACCAAAAATTCAGGTCATAAAATACTTGAAACCCTGAACAAACACACCATGACAGATTTCTATACTTTTGCTCAGAGACAGGGAATTAGCGTCGCTGTAGCCAGGCAGGTGAAGGGCACTCATACCATGTTTAACAACATTGTAGAGGCCATCAGGAGATGCTTCCCAAAGCAACCTGTGTGCTACAAGGTGGCAGAGGAACTCAGAGTGTGTCGACAAGGTGTGGGTCAAGGTATTCCAGTGTCTGATGCCATCACAGCAGTTCATGCCTACACCAGCGAACCCCACGACAGCTTCAAAGCCAATAAAGCATCTTACTACGTCGACATCAGCAGAAGCCGAGGCCAGACTCCCTTCATTTATGAAGGGGACTGTCAGAAATCCAAAGGTATTCGAGGTGGCAAGTTTGCTGTTTTGATTAAAAGTAACGAAGAAATATTCAACAAACATCCCTGTGCCAAGCTCAACTGTGGAGGCAACCAAAGAGGCCGCTGTATCGAGGTGCAGGGCATCAATGTGGGGATCTGTCGCTGTAAGATGCCATTCTACGGCCGCAACTGTGAGAGCAGCTTAGTAGATTACAAGAGTTTCTTAGAGCAACAGAGTGGATTACAAGTGGTGGACCACAGGACCCGGAACAGACCTCGGTTCTGA